From Pueribacillus theae, one genomic window encodes:
- a CDS encoding saccharopine dehydrogenase family protein, translated as MKNKDVVVYGASGYTGKLIMKHLAELGIPFIAAGRSMSRLKEQCTLVPELENADYSVVEVAHKEAALTDLFTGKKVVYNVVGPFMQVGETVVKAALTANCHYLDSTGETDWMFFLRDQYGEKFDKKALLLAPASAYMWTAGMMAAEIALETPGVNSLDILYFADSSTSTTSTKSFLRMCTKPQYYLENNTLRMWPYAKAYDVKTPDQHRLFKALPWSGGGETVWFENDERVTNCATLVGFKNEVMFGGILKVLEEFEEKYRSLSAKEQEKVTNEIGGTITPEEPSRENPDVNRSVISCIGRGNTGGVNVVLRGNSPYLQTGALAAEACRRILAGQLLATGFQPITKAIGTRNILATLANLGYHTWQATPY; from the coding sequence ATGAAAAATAAAGACGTAGTTGTTTATGGTGCTAGTGGTTATACAGGCAAACTGATTATGAAACATCTGGCTGAACTGGGGATTCCTTTCATTGCCGCTGGAAGAAGTATGTCTCGCTTGAAAGAGCAATGTACCCTAGTGCCCGAGCTTGAGAACGCAGACTATAGCGTAGTCGAGGTGGCCCATAAGGAAGCAGCGCTAACCGATTTGTTCACAGGAAAAAAGGTGGTCTACAACGTTGTAGGGCCGTTTATGCAAGTCGGTGAAACTGTGGTAAAGGCAGCACTGACGGCTAATTGCCACTACCTTGACTCAACCGGCGAAACTGATTGGATGTTCTTCTTACGCGATCAATATGGTGAGAAGTTTGACAAGAAAGCCTTACTTTTAGCTCCGGCCTCAGCTTATATGTGGACTGCTGGAATGATGGCGGCTGAGATAGCGTTGGAAACTCCCGGTGTGAACTCGTTGGATATCCTTTATTTTGCAGACTCGTCTACCAGCACTACTTCTACCAAGTCTTTTCTAAGGATGTGCACCAAGCCACAATACTACCTAGAAAACAATACCTTGCGGATGTGGCCATACGCAAAAGCATATGATGTTAAGACTCCGGATCAGCACCGGTTATTCAAAGCTTTACCTTGGTCTGGTGGCGGTGAAACGGTGTGGTTCGAGAATGACGAGCGGGTGACCAACTGTGCGACGTTGGTGGGCTTTAAGAATGAAGTCATGTTCGGCGGCATTTTAAAAGTACTCGAGGAGTTCGAAGAAAAGTATCGTTCTTTGAGTGCCAAAGAGCAGGAAAAGGTTACAAATGAAATTGGCGGAACCATCACTCCTGAAGAACCATCCCGGGAGAATCCAGATGTCAACCGGTCGGTCATCTCTTGTATCGGTCGTGGTAACACCGGTGGCGTAAATGTAGTACTGCGAGGAAATTCGCCTTACTTGCAAACCGGCGCATTAGCGGCAGAAGCATGTCGCCGGATTCTCGCTGGCCAGCTCTTAGCTACGGGTTTCCAACCCATCACAAAAGCGATCGGCACGCGCAACATTCTCGCTACA
- a CDS encoding AMP-binding protein: MNMFTPLGAVQHWAKKEPNKLLLTFVSIEDDTFVEENRTAEQLLNNGLMLASALANVGLREGDRFALVMRNHPEFVEAMLASEILGTVFVPIDVRVQPERLAFMVLHTDCRGALVSEEGLGKIHALKAWPEPLEWAWVIDSDNDYCSTPYVASLNHIFQSIDKEKELPSPAKPRPLSDTMQMLFTSGTTGDPKAIQSNYHRFASVGALHTLLGLTPEDRPYTGLSLTHANAQLISLGYSLTLGLPLVISRTFTKSRLWDIVAHYGCTTFNLLGGMATALFSEPESPSERQHNVRFVLSAGMPAAMWEEFERRFNVKIFEFYGTAEGGMTFNPPGVGPVGSIGKPPAGIQCEILDRHDQPCAPFDIGEICFRNADGKADPVNYFKDPEASKKKTKGNWFRSGDCGYKDEEGWVYFSYRGGSAVRRNGEFIIVEDMMTALAKHPDINDVYVYGVALDSNSPGEKTVIAAIVLNEKRKLVIDDFLSKVSEVIGQGPHPDYFQVLAEIPKTASEKPVERFLVQHLNTGEGVIFSRRGDRVDSVRVNN; the protein is encoded by the coding sequence ATGAATATGTTTACTCCTTTGGGAGCCGTTCAACATTGGGCGAAAAAGGAGCCCAACAAGTTATTACTGACCTTCGTGTCAATCGAAGACGACACATTCGTGGAAGAAAATCGTACCGCTGAACAATTGTTAAACAATGGTTTGATGTTGGCTTCTGCACTAGCAAATGTAGGCTTGAGGGAAGGCGATCGTTTTGCTTTGGTGATGAGAAACCATCCAGAGTTCGTTGAAGCTATGCTAGCATCGGAAATATTGGGGACAGTTTTTGTGCCTATCGATGTTAGGGTGCAACCCGAACGTCTGGCGTTTATGGTGCTGCACACCGATTGTCGCGGAGCGCTAGTATCTGAAGAAGGTCTTGGTAAAATTCATGCACTTAAGGCATGGCCAGAGCCCCTAGAGTGGGCTTGGGTGATAGACAGTGATAACGATTACTGCTCTACCCCTTACGTTGCATCCTTAAATCATATTTTTCAATCTATTGACAAGGAAAAAGAATTGCCGAGCCCAGCTAAGCCTAGACCGTTAAGCGATACTATGCAAATGCTGTTTACTTCTGGCACCACTGGCGATCCTAAAGCCATTCAATCCAATTACCATCGATTCGCCAGCGTGGGCGCGTTGCATACGCTTCTCGGATTGACACCAGAGGACCGTCCCTACACTGGTCTGTCTCTAACCCACGCCAATGCTCAACTTATTAGCTTAGGGTATTCCCTTACTTTGGGTCTGCCTCTTGTGATTAGTCGAACATTCACGAAAAGCCGGCTCTGGGACATCGTCGCACACTACGGATGCACCACTTTCAATTTGCTCGGTGGCATGGCGACAGCGCTTTTCTCCGAGCCGGAAAGTCCTTCTGAACGCCAGCATAATGTTCGTTTTGTTTTAAGCGCTGGCATGCCGGCGGCTATGTGGGAAGAGTTCGAAAGGCGTTTCAACGTCAAGATATTTGAATTTTACGGAACTGCAGAAGGCGGGATGACTTTCAATCCGCCCGGAGTTGGTCCGGTAGGATCCATTGGTAAACCGCCCGCTGGTATCCAGTGCGAAATTCTTGATAGACACGATCAACCTTGTGCACCTTTTGATATCGGTGAGATCTGCTTCAGGAATGCCGATGGTAAAGCAGACCCAGTCAACTACTTTAAGGATCCCGAGGCATCGAAAAAGAAAACCAAGGGGAATTGGTTTCGAAGCGGAGACTGCGGCTACAAAGATGAAGAAGGCTGGGTATACTTCTCCTATCGTGGTGGCAGTGCTGTCAGAAGAAACGGCGAATTCATTATTGTCGAGGACATGATGACAGCGTTGGCCAAACATCCCGACATTAACGATGTGTATGTCTACGGTGTAGCCTTAGACAGCAACTCTCCAGGTGAAAAAACGGTGATTGCCGCTATCGTGTTGAATGAAAAGAGAAAACTAGTTATCGATGACTTTCTATCTAAGGTTAGCGAGGTTATCGGTCAAGGCCCTCATCCCGATTACTTTCAAGTACTTGCTGAAATTCCTAAAACAGCGTCGGAGAAACCAGTAGAGAGATTTCTAGTTCAACACCTGAATACTGGTGAGGGAGTTATTTTCTCTCGCAGAGGGGACCGGGTTGATTCCGTTCGTGTTAACAATTAA